ctcccgactaactcagatttcagacaaaaaaaactaaatctaaatcggttcatcagttcgggaggctacgatgccacagacacacacagacagacacgtcaaacttataacaccgtcTTTTTGCGTCGACGGTTAAAATGAAACTCGCGAGATCGTATCGTGTAAATCAGCCCTtagtcttacgccgtggcttgcgtgggcgacggtcgcgcgatggtcgcgcgacggcgatgcgacgcatacgaaatcaaaccttatcgatatggaagtatgagacgtgacggcgacggtcgcgcgatgcaAGACACGGCGGGCCTGAGTGCCCGCTGACATTGAGCGTGCAGCGGGgaggggcgtgcggcgtgcatgtcaaacaattgaaactCATACaactgtcctgagtcgacgctgcgtaGCGTGCGCAAGGGCGAGCCCGCCCCCTGGACCAAGCGTCCACTCAAGGCATTAGTGTAAGGCtaatttcctactagtcaaatcagcttcttaagaactgtcaaaacgattagctaatatggaattactatcaaatactgaggagtgacgtcacggtcaattacaacctttatatctttctctttgacttattaaatagaaattatgttttaaacataactactgttcatatttttcttataatatttcttaaaatatttAACTTTAAATAAGTATAGGGGCATTtgcagaatttgggacccccaattagcataagttgttaacaaaaattaactggctgtcagttttgtgacgacaactaagcataaaatctgtctaaaaattttcttatttcgcttaaagtttatgtacctaattaacacaaaagcaataatgtcattgaaagttcatgcttaattatcgtcataaaactgacagttaatttttgttaacgacttacgctaacgCCGTGTCGttcgtgggcgacggtcgccgatcgtcgcgcgaccgtcgccgtcgcgtctcgtacttccatatcgataaggtttgatttcgtatgcgtcgcatcgccgtcgcgcgaccatcgcgcgaccgtcgcccacgcaagccacggcgtaattggggggtcccaaattctgaaaatgcccagaaACTAAcctattgtttgacatgcacgtcgCACGCCCCGCCCTGCTGCCCGCCCAATataagcgtgcactcaggcctcaCTCACTTTTTGTTCATACACAGGTGGCTGGACTAACCCCCTGTCTGTGGAGTGGTTCGCCGATTACGCCCGTATAGTGTTTACCCTGTTTGCCGACCGGGTTGACACTTGGATCACCATCAACGAGCCAATCTTCGCCTGTGAATCTCCTTACAGGTATCTttgctgtcgcgcttagaccaatgtcgtggctgggccgttaggagtggttgttttgttttaattttacctTTGTTTACTTACAACTTAAGTTTTGTtatacatacaccgtgtttcacttaacactaaaaacctgaaaaccatttgttcagaatcgagagtagaatcgattgagctatatcttgatgggggtaataattttatttagatTAGTATGataagttattttttacgtgcctattctattgtattcgtaatacaacattgtgtatatcgcattgctagcgGTTGTATTCATGtattgtatacctttttcagtatttaggggtattaatactggctgattacttgggcgattatttttccgctacgagtttgacgttgtttgtcagtttaatcttaatgtttatcatattacataagtcataacaaattgaactcgtatcTAATTACAACTttgtcattctgaatattgggtttaaatttgcttactgcgattacctgtccaatttgaagtttactgtgacaaagctttaaagtgttttacaatgacatcttagctgatgtctattggtaaactttatgtcgttgcagtaacgtacacaaataaatagttttatggtagttagcaactaaaatattaaacgggaagttaagtcgggcatacaataatataatttggctgtgttttaatattgtagcgacaaataaaatatatgagcctcaaatattaagcatcattattattgaaaaaacggcagcaaatttcaagcgacaaaaatatttcccaggaacattaaacaatactttggcgactaaaataataattggcacctagtattgtaaagcgtaagatttttaatatttgtagtatttaaattgcggaggcaactaaaaaaatttattgggaagtagattttttttaaaacacatataaaatcgtttctttatgaaAACGGATTGAAAGGTaccgatggtctcatcggaagatcagcgctggaagtcaccagcaaccagcaacacgctgaggtgaggccatttcgtggcacttcattcctttctgtcttgttgttattatgtgtattttgtcttgcctgtattTATTCgtgaaaaatgtttattctattctattcaaacatcgtatttgcgacccgtaaaccacaagtagtatttaaatatctctataaggaaacgcgtaccaaatcattttataataagtacacagcaaaaaggagtgtataagcttctaatgggtcggtaacgcgcatatgataccccgtgaattgcaggcgtccatagattacggtgaccactttccatcaggccgatcgtatgcttgtttgccagtttggtatttaaaaacattaccatgataatcgtatagtataatattacaagaACAGAATTATTTactgctagcagaaaagtgggttagggttaggttattttttagtagaatataagtcctaccaaattttgCTATGGCATGATTCTTAAATACTTTGTAtaaacaaaacaacgatagcaaaaaggaaatgaaatacagtcccagaggcaccgttaggtacgacgacgagcgaagcgaggaggagtgttaggtatcttgcatccccaacacacatgactcgctatcaaaacagaaatagcaaaaagatggacaactttttacggCCTAAATAATTTTGCTCATGAACAtcatgccagcataagattcgatattttaaaatctgcggaacgatttgtgccaaagcatattctgagtaaggttttcctgccaaaaaaatgaatctttcagagtgatgttaagattaagactgcgtaaggccggccttagattcgatagagtaaacgtaatgaaaagttaaattcattgtatagagacgaagttgccagcactcccaaacacctaatttcttacccataagtataatattttgtcgaccattatattttataaaaatccttttttttattaaaatgaaagctCAGGTGAAAAGTGCCgatgtatacattttaaatgtactttttatgttaatttgctatataaatattttaaaagaactgtatattttatattaatagagaGCCGTTTTtctattaaactgtatctcttaaattgtttccaatataataattcagttgccaaataaatagttggtactcgcgtctgaataaatcgtagccgtaatgacattaaaatgatacctcatatttaaataatttgaggccacattttagtcgccaaagtattatttttgatacccatttctatggttatttagtcgcccagttaaatacgtgccattattttattgagtgtagagctaaaagtcaagtagagctgtacagaaatataaaaatacaatttaaaaaaaaagtaaccataaaAATaaggtgtctgaggttttgagtgataccggaaacacgttgtatattattaaataacacttaatttattgaaaatgtaCTGGCGTAAAGTGACacgatttgcttgaccgtctttACAAAATATCTGGTTACAGAGGCATCGTGGCCCCAGCAATAGTAAGCGATGTGGGGGCGCTACTGTGCTCAAAGTACATAATGCTTGCGCACGCGGCGGCCTACAGGGTCTACGATGAGGAGTTCAAACCCCAATATGGCGGTAAGATATtgattaatttatattaatctGTCAATAAGCAGTTTTTTATTGGTAATTATAATAATTCATGGTAATAAaggtcctttaaaaataaattgaaaaaaaaaaatattatgaaagtaGGCAATATCAATAATAGTTTTTAACTACATGAAATTTTAGACCTGAAAATGTGTTCAAgagaatacgctgttaaaattagtCGGTGTGAAACAACTCAAGTTTAGGTGCCTCTTTTGTTACACTGTGTATAAGCTTCAAATTTTCTTTCCTTCAtgatactagtttttgcccgcggttgCTCTTGCATTAAATTCGAAGATTGCGGAATgcttgtggcgccatctatgtgtggtggagagtaagcgcggtcttaggcggtcgcattttaatgcatggggtggtatgatcttgttatatttaatttatggttttaCCGTcaaagacggaaaaacaaagaCACACTTTCCCCACATTTATAACACCTATTAACCTATTAAGTTAAAACCCGCATTGCCGACGTCGGCGAGAGGACTGCCAGGctcaaatgggactgggctggtcacatctgccgcatgcatcctgaTAGATGGGCTAGTGTAGCCACAAAGTGGATGCCACAAGTAGAGCGCGGACGCGGCAGGCCCAGAAGAAGATGGAGGGATGACCTAGACACCTTCCTCACCAACTGGCCGGAAAAGGCACTaaaccgggagtcatggaggttaaggggagaggcctttgcccagcagtgggacaccattataagctagataaaaaaaagtatggattagtatacAGGTATACTTTATCTTTTATTTAACAGGTCAAGTATCCTTCGCCCATCATGAATTCTGGTTCGAGCCTAAGACTGACAAAGATCAGGAATTGACAGAACTGGCCAGAGATTACGCGGTaaagtacatacctacattacatacatacatactatataAACTCTCGCAGACTTAAGCAGAGCACATGGCACTGCTCCAGTGGCCAAGCGTAGGTGGCATAGCAAGGCATTTGTTCCCTATTTAACTTGCCGGTTACAAGGACTATTTGaagaaagtgatggactaaagaCTGGGCTATGATAAAATTTGACATTATAATTAGGAATAAATATAACGTCCTCCCTACGCTAGCCTTATCATTTTGTTTCTATACGACTCATCGCCCTTAAGATTTCCCAAATGTGCATGATCAATTCTAATACATTTTCAGTTCTCCCGCTTCTCTTACCCCGTATATTCCACCGAAGGCGGTTGGCCGCCATTGCTAGAAGCATATATGGCGGAGAAGAGTAGAATAGAGGGGTACACTCGATCTAAACTGCCTGCATTTACTGCAGAGGAAATTAAGCTGCTGAAAGGTAAGGTTTCACTGAGTTTGTTGGTGTTAAGTCTgggattttaattttattgaaataactCAGCATGGTACCTACATAGCCAAATGCAGCACAAACTTACGTAGTCTTACCGCGTAGTTTTACCAGTGGAACCATtgggaattttcttcccaatagacTTACTGATGATCAGTAtaaatagcgataactactaactacagatttcgtaaatgttataTACCTCTAAAAAGCTTACTTAATTcatttattcgttttttttaacataaagtCCAAAAAAACCGtatataaaagtattatttcgcttggcaaaattttgagatttcgtactttcgaaacaaacatactccagaaaaaaaaacgtttttcgCCACCCTAGAAAGTCCTGCCgttgtgtctcgcttcaatgtatggccgccgctcaccgctgtcgcgcttagaccaatgtcgtggagCCGTTAGTGTCATGTAGTAAAATCGTTCTTGTCAAAAACTCGTTTCTTTCCTGACAGGTACCTACGACTTCTTCGCCATAAACCACTACACGTCCAGAACCGTCCGAGCTGCGCTCTCTGGCGAAGAGTTTGGGATATTTGGTATTGATGGGTTAGACGAGATAGGCGCCGTGCTCGAGAGCAAGCCAGAGTGGGGATCAGCACTTGGTTGGCTCAAAGTTagtcaaatattatttttcaccacaccaactggtaaagaacTGCCGGTATAGTacgcttctaattttatcacttacccccttattcataaagttatcaagccgataaagttcgtttgtccctttccaacgtgttggtgtgatagaaaaggacaaacgaactttatcagcttgataactttagagtacgtttatgaacaAGGGGGTAATTCTATAAAGCATCGGTCACGTATTAGCAAGTATGCCAGTGTGAgatgagagtgacagatgtcttatccacgtggataagtgataaaattggaagcataatacaccGGCTGGTGGTGGTTAACTGGTAGATAATGTTTAGGCATCAAGTCTGCCACTTGTACATTTGCAAACGAgtggttcagaatgtggaatcttgagcgtttcaAGGGTTTCCAGTCAcgttggtttaaaaaaaaatttttgtacatttatttCGAAATTTTATGGTGTGACTGTGAGAGTTTAAAACAAATGCTGAAGTTCTCAggaagtcatcatcatcctccttgcgttatcccggcatttgccacggctggggtccgctttgacaactaatcccaagatttggcgtagacactagtttttacgaaagcgactgccatctgaccttccaacccgaagggtaaactagaccttattggatttagtccggtttcctcacgatgttttccttaaccgaaaagcgactagcaaatatcaaatgacatttcgcgcataaattccgaaaaactcattggtacgagccggggttcgaatccgcgacctccggattgaaagtcgcacgctcttaccgctaggccaccagcggtTTTGAAGTTCTCAGgaagtattattataaaatattgtattgtaatgttcGTACTTTTAGGTTAACCCAGAAGGTATCAGACACGTCTTGAACAGGATCAAACACCAGTACGGAGACTTGAAGGTCATGATCACAGAAAGTGGTTACTCTGATGATAGTGATGACCTGAATGACGTCGGGCGGATCGACTACTATAAAACATATTTGGAACAGGTAACTCTTTGTTATACATGACTTATGATGacaaaaaactgaaaatagtaatattactaaaattttaaatactCATTATAGGAGGACTGGAGCAACTTTACAAGACTTAGGGCCCGTTTATAAGCCCTATACAAGGCAAGAACTCTGTCTACTATtgtcttgcagaaacttttttcgcatatatttgTTTCGTATAATAATTCTTGGTAGAAGTCACATATGGCAGAAACACCTAACGCAAAATATGCTTTGGCAATTTTGGCAttaatcatttcgcagatttttataataccgaatcgtatgttggcataatgttgatgagcataacggcccggccacgacattggtctaagcgcgacagcggtgagcggcagccatacgtgcgaatgaaaagtcccatcgctgtgtctcgctccaatgtatggccgccgctcaccgctgccgcgcttagaccaatgtcgtggccgagcCGTAATAGTCTTCTAGACGAATggtactttcgcagataatagttttgcataatatttaggcggcataaaatTATCGTTCTCCTTCCAATTAGCTTTTTGATAGCGAATCGGTTGTATTGGggtgcaagatacctaacactcctcctcgcatCGCTCGTCATCGCACCTAACGGTGGCTCTGAGACAGTATTTCCTTTTTGTTGGCGAgtcataattctgctcttgtaatagtATGCTCTACGATTATTATGATACATAAAATTATGCTGAATTAAATTCGACCAAAGTAATATTCTGCAAACCAATATTCTACCAAATGTGtggtatgcgtggtagtaa
This genomic stretch from Leguminivora glycinivorella isolate SPB_JAAS2020 chromosome Z, LegGlyc_1.1, whole genome shotgun sequence harbors:
- the LOC125241074 gene encoding myrosinase 1-like codes for the protein MNRTRLYILSLILALVAEIACQSFPPEFQFGVATSSYQIEGAWNVSDKGESIWDHLLHIRPDIIADLSNGDVACDSYHLWKQDIDLIADMGLDFYRFSINWPRLLPTGFPNKVSEDGARYYGNLIDGLRARGIAPVVTLYHWELPQSLQDLGGWTNPLSVEWFADYARIVFTLFADRVDTWITINEPIFACESPYRGIVAPAIVSDVGALLCSKYIMLAHAAAYRVYDEEFKPQYGGQVSFAHHEFWFEPKTDKDQELTELARDYAFSRFSYPVYSTEGGWPPLLEAYMAEKSRIEGYTRSKLPAFTAEEIKLLKGTYDFFAINHYTSRTVRAALSGEEFGIFGIDGLDEIGAVLESKPEWGSALGWLKVNPEGIRHVLNRIKHQYGDLKVMITESGYSDDSDDLNDVGRIDYYKTYLEQVLLAINEDKVNVVGYTAWSLIDNFEWNSGYQSHFGLYAVDFSDPSRKRTAKASARYYESVARTKSLDVENLTAN